The window gataaatgtggaaaatgtgttaGAGTGGAATGTGGGACTGCCCTCtcagtcaaaattaaaaaaaaaaaaaaaaaaaaagatacgatTTAGACCAATCGGAAAGATAGTTTTCTGTATCCATTTGGCActtatattaaataaaaataagttcGCCCACTCTTGTTCTCTTGCTCAATTGGTCCAAGTCGACCACAGGAAATCTGTGGAAGCATGAAGTGCAATTCAGTTGCGGTGGAACTTGACATTTTGACCTGAAGTACGTTTCCTCAAACTACTCCTGATGCGTTTCCTGACACGTCGACTTTACAATCCTGTATTACCACCGCTGTTATCCTAAAAGTGTCGACGCGAATGTTTCCAGAAGCAAATGAAAGAGATTCCATTTTAGACTCCATTGGCTTCCCGTCGACAGCAATTGTGTACCCATGTGCTGGCTTTCcttaattatattttataaaaaaatgacaattgtgtAATCATCACTTTTAGAATCCCAATTTTGATCCATTCATGAGAAAATGACCACTGACATAAGAAATATTCCTTCCCAGATATTATGGCCAACATGACCAGAGTCAGAAACTAAACAGTGACACGAACAAACGAgtctgcaaaataatttttgttttaatcatcCCTTTTGTACTTTATAcatattgttttacattttctgtcattCAGGCAGTATTGAGGTTGTCGAGGAGGGTTTTTGTAATGCCGCTAATGGCACTGAAGGTGGCGCTGTCTGGGAATGACTCCAGGAAGTCTTTGCCTTGCTCGACACTGGCGCTCAACTGAGGATCCAAGGGCACGGAACCTGGATGAGAAACATACACATAAATTATTTTCTCACTGGGCCATTGAAAATGAAACGCCAATTTTATAAACTCACCGAGGAAAGGCGATGCTGTAAGTTTGGCCAACTCCTCACCCCCGCCTTTGGAAAATATATTGCTGCATTCCTGAAAAGAAGACATATTTTTCAAACGAGATGAAGGGAAGCAgtgacggaaggaaggaagttgcGCTCACCGAGCAGTGCGGACAAACAAAGCCGCTCATGTTCTCCACGATGCCGAGGAtgcgcactccggttttcttGCAGAAAGTCGCCTCTCTTCTGACGTCGCCCGTGGACACCGCCTGCGAGACAACgcgagggttttttttaaagtccaaaCTCGACTTCCCGCAGAGGAAAGGTTGATGCTCGccgttgggttttttttttttttttggacctgcGGCGTGGTGACCAAAACAGCCCCGTCCACCGCTTTGTGCTTCTTGAGGTTCTCCAATATGGACAAATGCTCGTCAGACGTCCCTGGCGGCGTGTCCACCAGCAGCACGTCCAGCTCGCCCCACGCCACGTCCGACACAAACTGGCCGATCATCGCTGAGAGGAACGTGGAAGAAAATGATAACTTCCAAGTCTCGTTACGTTAAAAATGACGGCATTCTGCATGCCACCTGTTTTCTTGGGTCCCCTCCACACCACGGCTTCATCCGGGTCGTCCAGCAGGAAGCCGATGGACATGAGCGCGAGGTTTTTCTCCGCGTCGGCGTAGACGGGCACCCAGCCCGCGTCGCACTGATGCACGTCGGGGCGGCCCACGCTCAGCATCCGCGGGATGCTTGGCCCGCACAGGTCCACGTCCAGGATGCCAACCTGAAGGGGgcacaaaaatattgtgaaattaTATTAATCCATCCTAATTTTTTCATTCCTTGCTGACTTCCTCCCTTCCACCCCTCTATTTagtcttttctttcattttttcctttcttttccactattttttttttttactgtacaccTACTTTGGGCCTGCCCTGTACAcataatttctttaaaaaaataaaacaataataataccaCCAAACAAGGTATTGTTTCTCTATCCAATGATTGATGGAGTGTCACCGGCCTTTTTCCCAGCATGCCTCAGCGCCAGAGCAAGCTCAGCGGTGATGGTACTCTTCCCCACACCGCCTTTGCCGGACAGAACCAAGATGACGTGCCGCACTTGGGCCAAGCTGCTGCTATCTAGGAAGAAAAGAAGCCCACCTTTCATTAACTAGGGAAGTAACCTACTTTGTTGTTGCAATTAAGTACAATATTCCGGGTTCCTGTGTATGGGAGTATTTATTTTTCGaccttttacttttactccccATAACTATTACTAAACGTGTATTGTCCACTATACACACTTGACTTTGTCAATACAGGCTTCGTTTGATTTATTCTGGAGAAgcgtttaaatgtttttgaacaGTTAACGACTAACCCCGTGCCGTAGGCTAGTTTATCCAGTTGTGTGGCACAGTATTGCTCATTTCCTTGGCCAGCCCATTGTATGCTGAAATACCGATTGTGTTATTCATCATAATACTCCTGCTATAAACAAGATTTGAATGGTAAACTAACGGAAAACTCACCATTATTCTGTTCCATAACTGTTATTTGCAAAAACTACGCAGCATCCATGCGCATTGTGTGCCGAATACACTTCCGCGAAATGGCCACCTGACTAGTGTCAGCCAATCAGATGTGCCTCATGCAAGACCAGTGACCAATGGCAAAGCACGTGACTTTTGAAGAATATTTATTCAAAAAATATTAGCGCGTTTTCTCAcgcaaatgaaaatataattcaGCTTTTTTCATTCCAAATTCCATAAATATACTTTCATTCGTAAGCTCGGAAGTTAAATCCATCAAATCCCTCCCCTTTTCCTGCCACGTCATCCAATGGGGGCGTGATCAGGGTCGTGTTTACGTTCGGCCTTCTGGACGAGAGGAGAACAAGAAGTGGGCCACAGCGTGTAGTGCACCAGTCACCCACTCAAATGAGCCGCCGCTGCTGGGGAGGGCACCAGACGATTCCAGCCAGGTAAGAGagcacaaatgtcatttttaaattgtatataCAATTAATTGACAcgaaatttaaaaaagggaaataCTGTGCAATGCGATTGGGCATGTTTTCTCTGCGATGTCATGTAGTGTAACATTTAATTTCGAAGCTTTATCTACTGCACTTGCATTGGTTTCCTTATTTAATTCTATTTAACAATGCTGTTGAATGGCTTATTTGCGTCGCAATATCTTCAATGATAAGTCGTTGCAACCGTGCATGCCACAATACTTTCTGCTCACGAGTCCAGATGATTCGGTTCCAGTATTTAGGCCAAAGAGCACTTAAAGCGAGCCAATCTAAATTGTCGCCAATTATCTGGCGCACCTGCTTGGAAAAGCAGAGACCAGCTGCTGTACTCACTGGTGACTTGAGCCCAGACATACTAACATTGCTATAAAGTAGCTTACTATTGTTATTGTGTCTTGCAAAGATCATTTTTTAAGCTAAGGTGTCGTTCCAAAAATGGTGCTTTTCTTTATCGGCATGGTAATCCGCTGCAATGAGTTGTGATTTTGTTATTATAATGATTTTTTGTCGCACATTGTAATGTAAAATCGTGCTTCTGCGAAAGAAAAAGTTGACAAGGACGTTCCAGAAACGGGAAAGGTGAGCTTGACATCCGCGCGACCTCATTTTGCGCCGCGGCTTGCTGTAGCAGAAATCTCAACGCGCTGTCGGAGCAGACGGCCGGCCGGCATTAAACGTGGCACGTGTGCGACCGTGCCAATTTTGGCATATGGGAGGGGTGCAAAAATGGCCAGGCCGCGACTCAAGCTGTCGCCCTCGCGTTCACCGACTGCGAGGAACCTGAGAAGCTGAAACTCGTAAAGTCATGCGCCACGTTTGGTATTTGAAGTGAAGAACTTTGCCGGTTCTGCTGttcataaatcaataaaaccaGAATGAAGAAGAATCTCGGTTTCGCATTACAGTAAACGGTGTGTTCCGCATTCTCTGGGCTGCAGACCATCCAtgccgaggaggaggaggaggggcggCCGCTCTCGACGTTCGGCCCGGAGCGAGACGCGGCACGGGACCGGTCCCGTGACGGCGATGTCCGTATCGACCCAAATCGAAGAATGGGAAAGCCAGACGACAACGCAGGTACGGGGGTGTTTTCCCCGAGCTGCTGTTGACCACAGCTCACACACTGATTCTCACGACTGTCTGGGGAATTTGTCTTGTGGTTCACTGGGAAAGTTGGgctttagaaaaagaaaaaaaaaatgaaaatttggtaagatttctttttcaattaaacATAGCTGGcctacaaaaaatgtcaactagtGGATTTATACTACCTACacacatataatttttttaaattctgttctTATTTTAAGCCAAACTCACTCATAACCAGTAATAAAATCTCAGCATATTGCAATAACTTTGTGAAGACGGTGTAGCACAGTTGTGTCGGTCACGCAGATCAGCGAGCCGGACCACCCGGCGAGCGCCGAGCCCGCGGAAGCGACGGCGCCGTCCAGCTTGGCGC of the Syngnathoides biaculeatus isolate LvHL_M chromosome 22, ASM1980259v1, whole genome shotgun sequence genome contains:
- the nubp2 gene encoding cytosolic Fe-S cluster assembly factor nubp2 isoform X1 — its product is MEQNNDSSSLAQVRHVILVLSGKGGVGKSTITAELALALRHAGKKVGILDVDLCGPSIPRMLSVGRPDVHQCDAGWVPVYADAEKNLALMSIGFLLDDPDEAVVWRGPKKTAMIGQFVSDVAWGELDVLLVDTPPGTSDEHLSILENLKKHKAVDGAVLVTTPQAVSTGDVRREATFCKKTGVRILGIVENMSGFVCPHCSECSNIFSKGGGEELAKLTASPFLGSVPLDPQLSASVEQGKDFLESFPDSATFSAISGITKTLLDNLNTA
- the nubp2 gene encoding cytosolic Fe-S cluster assembly factor nubp2 isoform X2 — encoded protein: MVGILDVDLCGPSIPRMLSVGRPDVHQCDAGWVPVYADAEKNLALMSIGFLLDDPDEAVVWRGPKKTAMIGQFVSDVAWGELDVLLVDTPPGTSDEHLSILENLKKHKAVDGAVLVTTPQAVSTGDVRREATFCKKTGVRILGIVENMSGFVCPHCSECSNIFSKGGGEELAKLTASPFLGSVPLDPQLSASVEQGKDFLESFPDSATFSAISGITKTLLDNLNTA